The following coding sequences lie in one Chanos chanos chromosome 4, fChaCha1.1, whole genome shotgun sequence genomic window:
- the srp9 gene encoding signal recognition particle 9 kDa protein encodes MPYYQTWEEFARAAEKLYLADPMKVRVVLKYRHCDGNLCMKVTDDAVCLQYKTDQAQDVKKIEKLHGKLMRLMVSKESHSGAMETD; translated from the exons ATGCCATATTATCAAACATGGGAAGAGTTTGCCCGGGCGGCGGAAAAACTTTATTTGGCAGACCCAATGAAG GTCAGAGTGGTGCTAAAATATCGACACTGTGATGGCAACCTCTGCATGAAAGTCACAGATGATGCTGTT TGTTTACAGTACAAGACAGACCAGGCACAGGACGTTAAGAAGATTGAGAAGCTGCATGGAAAGTTGATGAGATTAATGGTCTCCAAAGAATCGCACAGTGGTGCCATGGAAACGGACTGA